One Luteolibacter flavescens DNA segment encodes these proteins:
- a CDS encoding VOC family protein: protein MRVEKVKYVLWAADWQRCLRFYRELFGGEISFESEVWSEIVVAGATLGIHGGGEGKRTWTGLSFQLDDLRAGIVRLQECGGTLAREPEDTPEDPLHLAMCIDPEGNEFMMTQRRH from the coding sequence ATGCGCGTGGAAAAAGTGAAGTATGTCCTGTGGGCGGCCGACTGGCAGCGGTGCCTGAGATTCTACCGCGAGCTTTTCGGCGGGGAGATCAGCTTCGAGTCCGAAGTCTGGAGCGAAATCGTGGTGGCCGGGGCCACGCTCGGCATTCACGGCGGGGGCGAGGGAAAGCGGACCTGGACCGGGCTGTCCTTCCAGCTCGACGACCTGCGCGCGGGCATAGTCCGCCTGCAGGAATGCGGCGGCACGCTCGCCCGAGAGCCGGAGGACACGCCGGAAGACCCGCTGCACCTGGCCATGTGCATCGACCCCGAGGGAAACGAATTCATGATGACGCAGCGGCGGCATTGA